The DNA sequence TCATAGATGCTCAGTTGCTTCCTGGCACGGAGGAACATTTCCATGGCACTGACCTCTCGAGGCAGGCACGATGGATGTACCGCACCCTCCTTCGCGGCGCGGCCATAGCCTGGAAGGTTGAGTTTGAGCTTTCGGGTATGGCCTCGCTTCGTCGGAAGCTTGAGTCCACAGTTGCTGCCAACAACAAGTTCAAAACTCAAGTTGAAACGCTTTAAGGGCAGCTAGTCGAGGTGGGGAATAAGCTCGAGGCCATCGAGAAAAAGACTGCGTCGGCCGAGGAGAAGTTAAAAACTGCCGACGCGTCTGTATCTCGTCTGACGGAGCAAGAGATGACCCTGAAGAGCCAGCTGAGCGCCGCGCAAGGTCGGGTGGCCGCTTTGGAGAAGGAACGGGATGACGCAGTTGCGACTGCTAAGACCGCTCGGAACGAGGCCGAGGTGTTCAAGCAGAGACACAAGGAGGTTAAGGAGCAGGACAAGAATGCGATTTTCATGACTGAAGAAGCCCTCAAAGCTCAAGTGAAGATTATTGCTCCTGATTTCGATGTGTCGGCAATTGGCGCCTTTAAAACCATCAAGGATGGGAAGGTTGTCGACATGCCGAAGAAATGATATTTGTAATGCcgaactcttcttcttcttctttttttttttttgttgaaccGTTGTTCGAATCGAAACTTTTTGGTGCCCGTTAGTGGGTTTGTTGGTTTGTTCGCGCGCATGTTTGATTGcttgttttatttttcagtCTGTTGGTTTACTCGCCTTTGCCGTTACGGCGTTTTTTCCTGTTATGGCCGTTTATTATGTTCTTGGCCTAGGGGGCTCCCAGGGTGATCAGTCCCGAGACCGTGTATCCTCGTTTGCATGGTGGTCGCTCAAAAAAGGTTAAACACATAATAACAAAACACAGGCAAGCATAGCAATTGGTAATTAAGCAAATCTTATCACTGTAACAAAGGTATTGAGGTGCTATTACAAAGTAAGTGTCTTAGGAGTAAAACCTTCTTAAGTTATCTGCGTTCCATGTCCTCGGGATCTCTTTGACGTTGAGCTTTTCCAGCTTGTATGCGCCTTTACCGATCACCTCTTTGACTCTGTAGGGTCCTTCCCAGTTTGCTGCCAGTTTGCCTTCTCCCGGGGTCGTCGGGCCGACGTCATTgcgccttaggacgaggtcgtttgCTTCAAATTTTCTTTTGAGTGCTTTGGCGTTGTAGCGCAGGGCCATTCTTTGCTTTAGCGCTGTTTCAGCCAAGTGGGCCATCTCCCTGGCTTCATCTATCAGGTCCTTCTCTACAGTTTTCTCTACTCCCTTCAAAAGTAGTCGTGGGCTCGGCTCCCCGATTTCTACGGGTATTACGCATCTAGCCCATACGTTAGTCGAAAGGGGGTCTCTTTAGTGGAAGATTGCTCGGTTGTACGGTAGGACCAGAGGACCGAGGCGagctcgtcggcccaagcacccttCTTATTGTCTAGCCGCTTCTTGAGTCCTAGCAGGATGATCTTGTTTGCGGACTCGACCTGCCCGTTTGTTTGGGGATGTTCCACCGAGGAGAACCTCTGTTTTATGCACAGGCCGgtgaggaattctgtgaatttCTTGTTGGTGAACTGCGTTCCGTTGTCCTAGATGACGGTTTTCGGGATACCGAACCGTGTTATCACttgcctccacatgaatttccTGCAATTGGACGAGGATATGCTGGCCAGCGGCTCGGCctctatccatttggtgtagtagtcAATAGCGACTAtaaggtacttgacttgcccggGGCCAACCGGGAAGGGCCCTAAGAGGTCAACTTCCCATTGTGAGAATGGCCGGGAGGACGTTAGCAAGCTAAGTTCGGAGGCCGGTGCTCTGTGAAAGTTGGCGTTTTCTTGGCATTTGACACACTTCCTAACGAATTCTTTGGAGTCAGCCATCATTGACGGCCAATAGTATCCGGCTCAGATTAATTTTCTTGCTAGGGCTTTGCCTCCTATGTGATGGCTGCAACACCCTTCATGGACTCCCCTGAGGACGTAATCCGTTTGATCGGGGTGCAAGCATTTCAGCAGGGGCTGGTTGAATCCTTTCCTGAACAATTAATCCTGGATGATCGCATATCTGGCTGTTTCCCTTCTCAGTTTCTTAGCATCTTTTTCGTTGTCGGAAAGTTTGTTGTTTTCTAAGAAGTCGGTGATGGGGTCCAACCACGAGGGGCTTAGCTTCGAGAGGTGCAAGGTGACTGCCGGTTCCTTCATCATTCCTTAGATTAGAGATCGGTTGCCTTCTCCCGGTTTTGTGCTAGCCAATTTCGATAGGAGGTCTGCCCGTGTATTCCTTTCTCTCGGAACGTGGTGAATCGTGACTTCCTCAAACTTTCGGCTCAAATCCTTGACTTTCTCCAAGTACTTTTGTAGTAGCGAGTCcctggcttggtagctcccgtTTACTTGGGAGGTGACGACCTGTGAATCGCTGCATACCTCCAACCTTGTTGCCCCGACCTCCGTCGCTAGGGTTAAGCCTCCTATAAGGGCTTCGTACTCCGCTTGGTTGTTCGAAACGGGGAATTCAAACTTGATCGACTGTTCGTACACGACCCCGACCGGGCTCTCTAGGATGATCCCGGCGCCCCCGGACGTCTGGTTGGAGGCCCCGTCCACATGGAGCCTCCACCGTGTGTCCGTTTCTTCGGTTGGTTCTCCCGTCACTTCTACCAGGAAATCCGCCATCGCTTGCGCCTTGATTGCTTGTCGAGGCTCGTACCGTATATCGTATTGGGAGAGTTCGATGGACCATGTCATCATCCT is a window from the Arachis stenosperma cultivar V10309 chromosome 3, arast.V10309.gnm1.PFL2, whole genome shotgun sequence genome containing:
- the LOC130969926 gene encoding uncharacterized protein LOC130969926 encodes the protein MADFLVEVTGEPTEETDTRWRLHVDGASNQTSGGAGIILESPVGVVYEQSIKFEFPVSNNQAEYEALIGGLTLATEVGATRLEVCSDSQVVTSQVNGSYQARDSLLQKYLEKVKDLSRKFEEVTIHHVPRERNTRADLLSKLASTKPGEGNRSLI